A genomic window from Thermovenabulum gondwanense includes:
- a CDS encoding DUF362 domain-containing protein, with translation MVYFADARAKEYDYRYSFVAKFEEILNRIDFASFINKDDYVAIKTHFGSYGAHRIVRPVFLRKIVEKVKTAGGKPFVTDTVRIPGLEYLEVANMEGINHLSVGAPVILADGIFGRDQIRVKSGPILKDVGVASAIYYAPAMIVVSHCKGHIGSGYGGAIKNLGMGGISCKDHCGRGERGRIHFYENKHLIWLKEKCIKCFSCINVCPHKAIRFEGDDLIIDKSICVKCARCARVCKEKALEVPIDEETFQKGLAEAAYAVISTFEKGRILYVNFITEVQPECDCMPMADTPLIQDQGVLVSFDIVAVEQASLDLINGADPLPQSKASDKSVKKGENILKKVTGKDAQLQIDAAFELGLGSREYELIEIKEKTT, from the coding sequence GTGGTCTATTTTGCCGATGCCCGGGCAAAGGAGTACGATTACAGGTACAGCTTCGTGGCAAAATTCGAGGAAATTTTGAACAGGATAGACTTTGCCTCGTTTATTAACAAGGACGACTACGTAGCCATTAAAACCCACTTCGGGTCCTACGGTGCCCATAGAATAGTAAGGCCTGTGTTCCTGAGAAAAATTGTGGAAAAAGTAAAAACGGCAGGCGGCAAACCCTTTGTTACCGACACGGTGAGGATACCGGGCCTGGAGTATCTTGAAGTAGCCAATATGGAGGGGATAAACCACCTCTCGGTAGGGGCTCCGGTAATCCTTGCGGACGGAATTTTCGGCAGGGATCAAATAAGGGTAAAATCCGGTCCCATATTAAAAGATGTGGGCGTAGCTTCTGCCATTTATTATGCCCCTGCCATGATAGTGGTGTCCCACTGTAAAGGACATATCGGCTCCGGCTACGGAGGAGCTATAAAAAATCTGGGTATGGGAGGTATAAGCTGTAAGGATCACTGCGGCAGGGGCGAAAGGGGAAGGATTCATTTTTATGAAAACAAGCATTTGATCTGGCTTAAGGAAAAGTGCATTAAATGTTTTAGCTGTATAAATGTCTGTCCCCATAAGGCTATAAGGTTTGAGGGCGATGATCTCATTATAGATAAAAGCATATGTGTAAAATGTGCCCGGTGCGCGAGGGTTTGCAAAGAAAAAGCCTTAGAGGTGCCTATAGATGAGGAAACCTTTCAAAAAGGGCTTGCCGAAGCCGCCTATGCGGTAATCTCCACCTTTGAAAAAGGAAGGATACTCTACGTTAATTTTATTACCGAAGTTCAGCCCGAATGCGATTGTATGCCCATGGCCGATACTCCGCTTATACAGGATCAGGGTGTACTGGTTTCCTTCGACATTGTAGCGGTGGAACAGGCCTCGCTGGATTTAATTAACGGTGCGGATCCCCTCCCTCAGTCTAAAGCATCGGATAAAAGCGTCAAAAAGGGGGAAAATATTTTAAAGAAAGTTACGGGAAAGGATGCCCAGCTTCAAATTGATGCAGCCTTTGAACTCGGCCTTGGAAGCAGGGAATACGAACTTATCGAAATAAAGGAAAAAACCACATGA
- a CDS encoding MFS transporter translates to MFLGKSISLLGSYLYNFAISLYVLKMTGSGLSFSLSLVAGTLPRVIFGPFSGVFCDNFSRKKIVVFSDLISFATLTLFYFIFDPSKLNLLLVLSVNFILAICNIFEDVSFNASMPAIAGRQNLTRVNSINSGITSLSSIAGPFIGGIIFGFVNLNFFIMANALSFLLAALLELLINFNLFPEEAPEIQKKALNPDLVFSELKEGFSFVRSQKTILIIFSAAVFINFFFNFGINVPFPYIINNVIGLSPSQFGILESFFPAGMLMGSLVLALLPERKNLALTLYISLLTISAYIFITGFIVLPFLLRILSKNFYFFANIFLILIAGISSSFANIPILSLLQKNIPADLRGRVFGLISSMSSFMEPVGMFLAGLLVDNVPVYILPLISAVFLTLLTNYIYSGLRSEA, encoded by the coding sequence ATGTTTCTTGGAAAATCCATTTCCCTGCTGGGAAGTTATCTTTATAATTTTGCCATCAGCCTGTACGTTTTGAAAATGACGGGATCGGGGCTATCCTTTTCATTAAGCCTGGTAGCCGGCACCCTCCCCCGGGTGATTTTTGGCCCCTTTTCCGGAGTTTTTTGCGATAATTTCAGCAGAAAAAAAATAGTGGTATTCTCCGATTTAATAAGTTTTGCTACTTTAACGTTGTTTTACTTTATCTTTGATCCTTCAAAATTAAACCTTTTACTTGTCCTATCGGTCAATTTTATCCTGGCCATCTGCAATATTTTTGAAGACGTCTCCTTCAATGCCTCCATGCCGGCAATCGCCGGAAGGCAGAACCTAACAAGGGTAAATTCTATAAACTCGGGTATAACCTCTCTTTCTTCCATTGCCGGGCCCTTTATCGGCGGTATTATTTTCGGTTTTGTCAATTTAAACTTCTTTATAATGGCAAACGCCCTTTCCTTTCTTCTGGCGGCACTTTTAGAGCTTTTAATAAATTTTAATTTGTTCCCCGAAGAAGCGCCGGAAATTCAAAAAAAGGCTTTAAACCCTGACTTAGTTTTTTCAGAATTAAAGGAGGGCTTTTCTTTTGTAAGGTCCCAGAAAACCATCCTGATTATTTTCTCGGCAGCGGTTTTCATTAATTTCTTTTTCAACTTTGGAATCAATGTCCCCTTCCCTTACATTATAAACAACGTGATAGGCCTTTCCCCTTCGCAATTCGGTATCTTGGAAAGTTTTTTCCCTGCGGGTATGCTTATGGGTTCTTTGGTCCTGGCCCTTTTGCCCGAAAGAAAGAATCTGGCTTTAACCCTGTACATCAGTCTTTTAACCATTAGTGCTTACATATTCATTACCGGCTTTATTGTATTGCCCTTCCTTTTAAGAATTCTTTCAAAAAACTTTTACTTTTTTGCAAACATCTTTTTGATCTTAATTGCGGGTATTTCTTCAAGCTTTGCCAACATTCCCATACTGTCCTTGCTTCAAAAAAATATACCTGCCGATTTAAGGGGAAGGGTTTTCGGGCTTATTTCTTCGATGAGTTCTTTTATGGAGCCGGTGGGAATGTTCCTGGCAGGACTGCTGGTAGATAATGTCCCGGTATACATACTTCCCCTTATATCGGCTGTATTTTTGACCTTGCTAACAAATTACATCTATTCCGGTCTGAGGTCGGAAGCGTAA
- a CDS encoding S1C family serine protease — protein MAIILISALIGAVSSTFVTTKIIYGERQKSFEPPARTQTFSDKDMPIPDIAREITPAVVGVVTTYIDYDFFFRKVESQSIGSGILVDERGYILTNAHVVTGSNSITVYLYDGRKFKANKIYEDGELDLAVIKIDGDNLTAAKLGDSDKVVVGDRAVAIGNPLGLTLQRTVTAGIISALNRTIAVGTKRSMTLIQDLIQTDASINPGNSGGPLLNGKGEVIGINTVKATEAEAIGFAIPINLAKPIIKKIQETGRFEKPYIGIEGIDREMARLFNIEVPVDGGIFVIKVHENSPAQEAGIRPGDIVLSINGEKLTKVSHLRKMLYALGPGQTAEVELLRGKQKMSVSILIGREPQ, from the coding sequence GTGGCTATAATCCTGATAAGTGCATTAATAGGAGCGGTTTCCTCTACCTTTGTTACAACCAAGATAATCTACGGGGAAAGGCAAAAATCTTTCGAACCACCTGCCAGGACTCAGACTTTTTCCGACAAAGATATGCCGATCCCGGATATAGCAAGAGAAATCACTCCGGCCGTAGTGGGTGTTGTAACCACCTATATAGATTATGATTTCTTTTTCAGGAAGGTGGAAAGCCAGTCTATAGGTTCGGGAATACTGGTGGACGAAAGGGGCTATATACTTACCAATGCTCATGTGGTGACGGGATCGAACAGCATCACGGTTTACCTGTACGATGGGAGAAAATTTAAAGCGAACAAAATCTATGAGGACGGGGAACTGGATTTGGCGGTAATCAAAATCGACGGAGACAATTTAACCGCTGCAAAGCTCGGAGATTCGGACAAGGTGGTGGTGGGGGACAGGGCTGTAGCCATAGGAAACCCCCTTGGTCTTACCCTTCAAAGAACCGTAACGGCGGGTATAATCAGCGCATTGAACCGAACCATAGCGGTGGGCACAAAAAGGAGCATGACCCTTATTCAGGATTTGATTCAAACCGATGCTTCAATAAACCCCGGCAACAGCGGAGGGCCTCTTTTAAACGGTAAGGGAGAAGTTATAGGGATAAATACGGTTAAGGCTACGGAAGCCGAGGCTATAGGCTTTGCAATACCCATTAATTTGGCAAAACCAATAATTAAAAAAATACAGGAAACGGGCAGATTTGAAAAGCCCTACATCGGCATTGAGGGTATAGACAGGGAAATGGCAAGGCTTTTTAACATAGAGGTGCCGGTAGATGGAGGCATATTTGTAATCAAGGTGCATGAAAACAGCCCTGCGCAGGAAGCAGGAATAAGGCCCGGGGATATAGTATTAAGTATAAATGGAGAAAAACTTACGAAAGTTTCACATTTAAGAAAAATGCTATACGCTTTAGGACCCGGACAGACTGCCGAGGTGGAATTGCTGAGGGGAAAACAAAAAATGTCGGTGTCAATTTTAATAGGAAGAGAACCTCAATAA
- a CDS encoding EamA family transporter → MRPIIFALLTAFFWGLAPIFGKMGLTKLPPLAALFIRTFSISIAVGICLLVSYMGGYLPAFTLDKRTLIFIVLEGILASFLGHFAYFYALKEGNVSLVVPLSATYPLFALLFGILFLKESLALNKIVGALIVILGIIVMRL, encoded by the coding sequence ATGAGACCCATTATTTTTGCCCTTCTCACCGCATTTTTCTGGGGTTTAGCCCCGATATTCGGAAAAATGGGGCTTACCAAATTGCCGCCTTTAGCAGCTCTTTTTATAAGAACCTTCAGCATAAGCATAGCCGTAGGAATCTGCCTTCTGGTCTCGTATATGGGAGGGTACCTGCCGGCCTTTACCTTGGATAAACGCACCCTTATTTTTATCGTTTTAGAGGGGATTTTGGCCTCCTTCTTGGGGCATTTTGCTTATTTTTACGCTTTGAAGGAAGGCAACGTCTCGCTGGTGGTACCATTGAGTGCAACTTACCCTCTATTTGCCCTTTTATTCGGAATTCTCTTTTTAAAGGAATCCCTGGCTTTAAATAAAATAGTCGGAGCCTTAATCGTTATTCTGGGTATCATTGTCATGAGGTTGTAG
- a CDS encoding flavin reductase family protein translates to MFKRITLKEASSYIAEGLKKGAFLTVKSKDKVNTMTIGWGFTGVLWQKEVFCAFVRPSRYTFKLIEKADSYTVSIPLRADLSKELRLCGTLSGESVDKIKELNLKLLPGETVDSPGIEDCDLVIECKIIYKASIERNAIPGEIKASFYPHGDFHHMYIGEITAIRMKTEQTGFESSATTS, encoded by the coding sequence ATGTTTAAAAGGATCACTTTAAAAGAGGCTTCTTCATATATTGCCGAAGGGCTGAAAAAAGGAGCTTTTCTTACGGTTAAATCAAAGGATAAGGTAAATACCATGACCATAGGGTGGGGATTTACGGGGGTGCTCTGGCAAAAAGAGGTATTCTGCGCCTTTGTAAGACCTTCCCGCTACACTTTTAAATTAATAGAAAAAGCGGACTCCTATACGGTGAGCATACCTCTTAGAGCAGACCTTTCAAAAGAGCTGAGGCTGTGCGGCACGCTCTCCGGTGAGTCCGTGGACAAAATAAAGGAATTAAACTTAAAGCTGTTACCGGGAGAAACCGTTGATTCGCCGGGGATAGAAGACTGCGATTTAGTAATAGAATGCAAAATTATCTATAAAGCATCCATCGAGAGGAATGCAATCCCCGGAGAAATAAAAGCCTCCTTTTACCCGCACGGGGATTTCCATCACATGTATATCGGGGAAATTACCGCTATAAGGATGAAAACCGAACAAACCGGTTTTGAAAGCTCGGCTACAACCTCATGA
- a CDS encoding DMT family transporter — MQKEEKKAIIAGLICSMIFGFSFLFTKRGLEVMDIYHLLALRFSFAFIVFLILRGTGFVKVNLREKSILPLILISIIEPILYFIFETTGVKLTSSSETGMMIAVIPVVTLIFAFFILGERSGRKQIFFIFLSVFGMAFMILMKGKLEVGKNLLGTVFVLGAVVSAGLYNVISRKISKEYTPEEITYFMMIVGMFFFNAVSIIDHTKKGNISGYFLPLFNLKAVFSVVYLGFFSSVVAYFLLNYMLSRIETSRSSVFSNLTTLISIIAGVIWGDESFYWYNAVGSLLILIGVWGANRFSEKAQVDYASDLRPE; from the coding sequence ATGCAGAAAGAAGAAAAAAAGGCGATAATCGCCGGGTTGATCTGTTCAATGATTTTTGGTTTTTCCTTTTTGTTTACAAAGCGAGGGCTGGAAGTAATGGATATTTATCACCTTCTCGCCCTGAGGTTCAGCTTTGCTTTTATTGTTTTTTTAATACTCCGGGGAACCGGTTTTGTAAAGGTGAACTTAAGGGAGAAATCCATTTTACCCCTTATTCTGATAAGTATTATTGAACCCATTTTATACTTCATCTTTGAGACCACCGGGGTAAAGCTCACTTCTTCTTCCGAAACGGGGATGATGATAGCGGTGATCCCGGTAGTAACCCTGATTTTTGCCTTTTTTATTCTTGGAGAAAGGTCCGGCAGAAAACAAATATTCTTTATTTTTCTTTCCGTTTTCGGGATGGCTTTTATGATATTGATGAAGGGGAAGCTGGAAGTGGGGAAAAACCTTCTGGGCACCGTATTTGTGCTGGGGGCGGTGGTGAGCGCCGGGCTTTACAATGTGATTTCAAGAAAAATATCGAAGGAGTACACTCCCGAGGAGATAACTTACTTTATGATGATCGTGGGAATGTTCTTCTTCAACGCCGTGTCTATAATAGATCATACAAAAAAAGGAAATATCTCAGGGTATTTTCTTCCCTTATTTAATTTGAAGGCTGTTTTTTCTGTGGTTTATTTAGGATTTTTTTCCTCGGTTGTAGCCTATTTTCTTTTAAATTATATGCTCTCAAGAATAGAAACCTCCCGCTCTTCGGTTTTCAGCAACCTTACCACATTAATTTCAATTATTGCGGGAGTAATCTGGGGAGATGAGAGTTTTTACTGGTACAACGCCGTGGGAAGCCTTTTAATCCTCATCGGCGTATGGGGCGCCAATCGCTTTTCGGAAAAAGCACAGGTTGATTACGCTTCCGACCTCAGACCGGAATAG
- the rlmH gene encoding 23S rRNA (pseudouridine(1915)-N(3))-methyltransferase RlmH: MNVHIIAVGKVKERYLREGIKEYEKRLLPYCKINTIEVMEEEAPAQAIAIEREALLKKEGERILKALKPHSYKIVLAVEGERHTSESMASKMEKLMLMGISDFTFIIGSSFGLYSEIKKTADLVLSFSDFTFPHQMMRLILLEQIYRWMKIIKKEPYHR; this comes from the coding sequence TTGAACGTACACATCATTGCTGTGGGAAAAGTGAAGGAAAGATACCTGAGGGAAGGAATAAAAGAATATGAAAAAAGGCTCCTGCCCTATTGCAAAATAAACACAATTGAGGTAATGGAGGAAGAAGCCCCGGCACAAGCCATCGCTATTGAGAGGGAAGCCTTATTAAAAAAAGAAGGGGAAAGAATATTGAAGGCATTAAAGCCCCATAGCTATAAAATAGTCCTGGCGGTTGAAGGAGAAAGGCATACCTCCGAATCCATGGCGTCAAAGATGGAAAAACTCATGCTTATGGGGATTTCCGACTTCACCTTTATAATAGGTAGTTCCTTTGGCCTTTACTCGGAAATAAAAAAAACTGCCGATCTGGTTTTGTCTTTTTCTGATTTTACCTTTCCTCATCAAATGATGAGGCTTATTTTATTAGAACAAATTTACCGCTGGATGAAGATAATAAAAAAAGAGCCCTACCACCGTTAA
- a CDS encoding molybdopterin-containing oxidoreductase family protein codes for MKVYRTACPRDCLGGCALRAIVDESGRLVKVRGDEDHPWTRGFTCIKAKSYPEIVYSEKRLKKPLIKMGEEFKEASWDYALDEICNRMQKVIEKYGSLAILHESSGGSEALTKNIDRGFFNALGGVTVTEGSLCWGAGIAAQKYDFGGLSENDLTEIENAKTLVLWGRNILSTQPNAFYFIKRAIEKGAKLVIVNPFYTGLEKMASLIIRPKPGTDSALALGACAFLVEKNLFDDEYVNKFCYGFEEFKEILKDYTLSAVQEICGLPKEQIVELANYYSINKPVTTLLGYGLQRYRGGGNTVRAIDALSALTGNIGKNGAGVSYGSDIFWNMFSNILFEEEVRFKRHFNKTALARDILKSQDPPIKFALINRANVMANTPNVKLMKEALESIDTVVVIDLFMTDTAKQADIILPCTTFFEEENVKVNSWSPYIYYCPKVINPIFEVRSDEEIFLELAKRLNLRPFYGLTKENLLEWAVKPLQGIGLSFAELKERGFVRHPFAPYVAWQDGKFRTPSGKFEFYSERAERDGQSPLPLYLKPYAKEKDYPYYLISMHSRFRIHTQFQQAKTIEKINPFPKVFIHPEEAAEKGILEGEIVEVFNEKGKIKVRAVFEENMRRDILMVESGWELESEGNANIIIEENITEMGNSAALYDERADIRKVTAGDKN; via the coding sequence ATGAAGGTTTACAGGACGGCATGTCCGAGGGACTGCCTGGGAGGCTGCGCTCTGAGGGCAATCGTAGATGAATCGGGGAGGCTTGTTAAGGTACGGGGGGACGAAGACCACCCCTGGACGAGGGGTTTTACCTGCATTAAAGCAAAAAGTTACCCGGAAATCGTCTACAGCGAAAAAAGGCTGAAAAAACCCCTGATAAAAATGGGGGAGGAATTTAAAGAAGCCTCCTGGGATTATGCCCTGGATGAAATATGTAACAGAATGCAAAAGGTTATTGAAAAATACGGGAGTCTTGCAATTCTTCACGAGTCTTCGGGAGGCTCCGAAGCCCTTACGAAAAATATAGACAGGGGCTTTTTTAACGCTCTTGGAGGGGTTACAGTAACCGAGGGGTCCCTCTGCTGGGGCGCGGGCATAGCTGCACAAAAATACGATTTTGGGGGGCTTTCTGAAAACGACCTTACGGAAATTGAAAACGCAAAAACCCTGGTTCTATGGGGGAGGAATATCCTTTCTACCCAGCCCAATGCTTTTTATTTCATTAAAAGGGCGATTGAAAAGGGAGCAAAGCTCGTTATAGTAAATCCCTTTTATACCGGCCTTGAAAAAATGGCAAGCCTTATAATTAGGCCAAAGCCCGGCACCGATTCCGCTTTGGCCCTGGGAGCCTGCGCCTTCCTGGTGGAAAAAAACCTCTTTGACGATGAATACGTAAATAAGTTCTGCTACGGCTTTGAGGAATTTAAAGAAATTTTAAAGGATTACACCCTTTCGGCGGTGCAAGAGATTTGCGGTTTGCCGAAAGAACAAATTGTGGAGCTTGCAAACTATTATTCCATTAATAAACCCGTAACCACCCTGCTGGGATACGGCCTTCAAAGGTACAGGGGTGGGGGAAACACCGTAAGGGCAATAGATGCGCTTTCAGCCCTGACCGGTAACATTGGCAAAAATGGAGCAGGTGTATCCTACGGAAGCGATATTTTTTGGAACATGTTTTCCAATATACTATTCGAGGAAGAGGTAAGGTTTAAGCGGCATTTTAATAAAACCGCCCTGGCAAGGGACATATTAAAGTCACAGGACCCTCCCATAAAATTTGCACTAATAAACAGGGCTAACGTTATGGCGAATACCCCCAATGTGAAATTAATGAAAGAAGCCCTTGAAAGCATCGATACCGTTGTAGTAATTGACCTTTTTATGACCGATACGGCAAAACAAGCGGACATCATCCTTCCCTGCACCACCTTTTTTGAGGAAGAAAACGTTAAGGTAAACTCCTGGAGTCCTTATATCTATTACTGCCCTAAGGTCATAAACCCCATTTTCGAAGTAAGATCCGATGAGGAAATTTTCCTGGAACTGGCAAAAAGGCTGAACCTCAGACCTTTCTATGGTTTAACAAAAGAAAACTTATTAGAATGGGCTGTGAAACCCTTGCAGGGTATAGGCTTGAGTTTTGCGGAGTTGAAGGAAAGGGGATTCGTAAGGCATCCTTTTGCTCCTTACGTAGCCTGGCAGGATGGTAAATTCAGGACACCCAGCGGCAAATTTGAATTTTATTCGGAAAGGGCTGAAAGGGACGGCCAATCTCCGTTACCCTTATATCTTAAACCCTATGCAAAAGAAAAAGATTATCCCTATTATCTGATCTCCATGCACTCCAGGTTCAGGATACATACTCAATTCCAGCAGGCAAAAACCATTGAAAAAATTAATCCCTTCCCGAAAGTATTTATACATCCGGAGGAAGCCGCAGAAAAGGGCATTTTAGAAGGAGAGATAGTAGAGGTTTTTAACGAGAAGGGCAAAATAAAGGTGCGTGCGGTTTTCGAGGAAAACATGAGAAGGGATATACTGATGGTAGAGTCCGGATGGGAGCTGGAAAGTGAAGGCAATGCGAATATTATTATTGAGGAAAATATTACGGAGATGGGAAACAGCGCCGCTTTATATGATGAAAGGGCGGACATAAGAAAGGTAACGGCAGGGGATAAAAATTGA
- the larA gene encoding nickel-dependent lactate racemase — protein sequence MGKRVVSLPYGRKTMEFEIEEENILGVIEGKKFDIIPNEEEEIKKALKSPIKSKPLKAMVKEGMRVVIIASDITRVAKNDVVVPLLLDELNEAGIPDENITIITATGTHRKHEEKELRALFKSAYGRVKIIDHDARDERNLAYLGRTSRGTEIYINKRVFDADFIILTGAISYHFMAGFSGGRKSICPGVSGYKTIQINHKLMLNPDEEKGGIHPGVGHGRIKGNPMAEDLEEICDRVKPDFVINVILDDGGNLVKVVAGDCKEAFYEGCGLAESLFSARVQTKADVLFLSCGGFPKDIDFYQATKAVENWLNAAKDGGYIVLSAECPDGIGHEGFYEIIIRYGNRKEREQALREDFSIARAVGYILTLGLEKINIILVSSMEEKLVREMGMIPAHDLNDAVNYLYKNFKSDFKAYVVPHASTIVPFLENNDEIFPGK from the coding sequence ATGGGCAAAAGGGTGGTTAGTTTACCTTATGGTAGAAAGACAATGGAATTTGAGATTGAAGAAGAAAATATTCTGGGAGTGATTGAGGGCAAAAAATTCGATATTATCCCGAACGAGGAAGAAGAGATAAAAAAAGCCCTGAAATCTCCGATAAAATCAAAACCCCTGAAAGCAATGGTGAAAGAAGGGATGAGGGTTGTTATTATCGCCAGCGATATCACCCGGGTGGCGAAAAATGATGTGGTGGTTCCCCTTTTGCTGGACGAACTGAACGAGGCTGGAATCCCCGATGAAAATATTACAATTATCACCGCCACGGGAACCCACAGAAAGCACGAAGAAAAAGAGCTTAGGGCGCTTTTCAAAAGCGCTTACGGCAGGGTAAAAATAATAGACCACGATGCCCGGGATGAAAGGAATCTGGCGTACTTGGGCAGGACTTCCAGGGGTACGGAAATATACATAAATAAGAGGGTATTCGATGCCGATTTCATAATATTAACCGGAGCCATCAGCTATCATTTTATGGCTGGATTCAGCGGGGGAAGAAAAAGTATATGCCCGGGGGTATCGGGCTACAAAACAATACAGATAAACCACAAGCTCATGTTGAATCCTGACGAAGAAAAAGGGGGCATACACCCCGGCGTAGGCCATGGCAGGATAAAAGGCAATCCCATGGCGGAGGATTTAGAGGAGATCTGCGACAGGGTGAAACCCGATTTTGTAATAAACGTCATTTTGGACGATGGGGGCAATCTGGTAAAGGTGGTTGCCGGTGACTGTAAGGAGGCGTTTTATGAAGGGTGCGGCCTGGCGGAATCCCTTTTCAGCGCAAGGGTTCAAACTAAAGCGGATGTTTTGTTCCTTTCCTGCGGCGGATTTCCAAAGGACATCGACTTTTATCAGGCAACGAAAGCTGTGGAAAACTGGCTGAATGCGGCAAAAGATGGAGGTTATATAGTATTATCGGCGGAATGCCCCGATGGGATAGGCCATGAGGGATTTTACGAAATTATAATCCGCTACGGTAACAGGAAAGAAAGAGAGCAAGCCCTGAGGGAAGATTTCAGCATAGCGAGGGCGGTAGGTTACATCCTCACCCTGGGGCTTGAAAAGATAAATATCATTTTGGTTTCATCAATGGAAGAAAAACTGGTCAGGGAGATGGGCATGATACCCGCTCACGATTTGAACGATGCGGTTAATTATTTATATAAAAATTTTAAGTCCGATTTTAAAGCCTATGTTGTACCCCATGCTTCGACAATTGTTCCCTTTTTGGAAAATAATGATGAAATATTTCCCGGGAAATAA
- the yycI gene encoding two-component system regulatory protein YycI has product MDWKKAITILAVSFFLVNLFMAANLYMRDVINERISGFNTSLEVMNLLKEKGISVKGSLPSKGQDAWWLEVEPRENIMMEGYSREVERGFWNMDAAEVRKIARNFVQEKVGMPSDARFFKQEFDRELKEYRVDFLQVYRDIPIYNSYIKVRIRADGRILVEKNWLKIEGFKGKKREVVLPVVALLKVAELKGRDKPIFVTSIKEGYFSKPVNGEKWQIPPVWRVELDDGEVFYINAFTGERE; this is encoded by the coding sequence ATGGACTGGAAAAAAGCCATAACGATACTTGCAGTCTCCTTTTTTTTGGTGAATCTTTTTATGGCGGCAAACCTTTATATGAGGGATGTCATAAATGAAAGGATTTCGGGTTTTAACACGTCTTTGGAGGTAATGAATCTTCTTAAAGAAAAGGGGATTTCCGTAAAAGGAAGCCTTCCCTCTAAAGGGCAGGATGCCTGGTGGCTGGAGGTAGAGCCCCGGGAAAATATAATGATGGAGGGTTACAGCCGCGAAGTAGAACGGGGTTTCTGGAATATGGATGCAGCTGAGGTAAGGAAAATAGCCCGGAACTTCGTCCAGGAAAAGGTAGGTATGCCTTCCGATGCACGGTTTTTCAAGCAGGAATTCGACAGGGAACTTAAAGAATACCGGGTGGATTTTCTGCAGGTGTACAGGGATATACCCATTTACAACAGCTATATTAAAGTGAGGATAAGGGCGGATGGCAGGATATTAGTAGAAAAAAACTGGTTGAAAATAGAAGGATTTAAAGGCAAAAAAAGGGAAGTCGTTTTACCCGTTGTAGCCCTGCTGAAGGTGGCGGAACTGAAGGGAAGGGATAAACCGATATTTGTAACCAGCATAAAAGAGGGATATTTTTCAAAACCGGTGAATGGCGAAAAATGGCAGATTCCTCCGGTATGGAGGGTGGAACTGGATGATGGCGAAGTTTTCTACATAAACGCATTTACGGGGGAGCGGGAATAA